The following are encoded in a window of Telmatobacter sp. DSM 110680 genomic DNA:
- a CDS encoding carboxypeptidase regulatory-like domain-containing protein — MVLTIPFERADRLSRPHARLAACVLFGCVLGALSTGAIAAQDDLQQIQPRPNEPTKPNQLAVVHGLVRNGASGEPLPRALVRINGDASTGVLTDGQGRFEINDVPEGPQEFTVIKPGFIDQAEAGDAGNSHEYGHNIIVVAQMGDVTFGMVPVNSIRGQIQLSTGDVAQGITVSLLRRTVQDGRAVWQNEANAKTNSDGVYRFGGLADGFYAVYTEPAMDSEAANNLVETGSGKNVARDGYASVFYPDARDFASAARIRVSGGEQAQANISLTLEPFQSVTATVTMPRAISGAGENVGVQVTDAQAHPLSYTAQYDAATHTVQASLPDGTYSFVVTQTTNPPHLMRTTESESDRALGAIFDSQSAIGEVSFAVAGHPVSNLRIPLSQQGSNPIEVTVEHGANGSQSSGDPRIFVTVSQAGGGLGDGIVNSYAEGASTGPLRGQHPAPGSYWVHTSIAPRGLCEASFTAGGASLAHEPLVLGASGSTSPLVLTLRDDCARLTLSLPDSVGLSAGEEPYYIVYAVPDFDSTEDVIPQTLRPSTGGRITLTGLTPGNYHVYTFSRPVALEYRNPAVLAALPGQAIALAPGAEADLAVEVPQR, encoded by the coding sequence GTGGTTCTCACGATCCCATTTGAACGCGCAGACCGACTTAGCCGACCTCATGCGCGGCTGGCTGCCTGTGTGCTCTTCGGCTGTGTGCTTGGCGCTCTGAGTACAGGCGCCATCGCAGCTCAGGATGATCTTCAGCAAATCCAGCCCCGACCCAATGAGCCGACCAAGCCAAATCAACTCGCGGTAGTGCATGGACTGGTTCGAAATGGCGCCTCCGGCGAGCCGCTTCCCCGCGCGCTGGTACGGATCAACGGCGATGCATCCACCGGAGTGCTCACGGACGGGCAGGGACGTTTCGAAATCAACGACGTGCCGGAAGGTCCCCAGGAGTTCACTGTTATCAAGCCGGGATTCATCGACCAAGCAGAGGCCGGCGACGCTGGCAATTCGCACGAGTATGGACACAACATCATTGTCGTCGCGCAAATGGGCGATGTGACGTTTGGCATGGTGCCTGTCAATTCGATTCGCGGCCAGATTCAGCTTTCTACTGGCGACGTTGCCCAGGGCATCACCGTCTCGTTGTTACGCCGGACGGTGCAGGATGGGCGTGCCGTGTGGCAGAACGAAGCCAATGCCAAGACCAACAGCGATGGCGTCTATCGGTTCGGCGGCCTCGCCGACGGCTTTTATGCCGTGTACACCGAGCCCGCAATGGACAGCGAAGCAGCAAACAACCTTGTCGAGACTGGCAGCGGAAAAAATGTCGCACGCGACGGCTATGCCAGCGTCTTCTATCCCGATGCACGTGACTTCGCAAGCGCCGCAAGAATCCGCGTATCCGGTGGCGAGCAGGCGCAGGCTAACATTTCCCTCACGCTAGAGCCGTTTCAATCCGTCACTGCAACCGTTACGATGCCGAGGGCAATTTCAGGAGCCGGTGAGAATGTGGGCGTTCAGGTCACGGATGCTCAAGCTCATCCACTGTCTTATACGGCCCAATACGACGCGGCGACACATACCGTGCAGGCGTCATTGCCAGACGGTACATACAGCTTTGTTGTTACGCAGACGACAAACCCTCCTCATTTGATGAGGACAACCGAAAGTGAATCAGATCGAGCCCTGGGAGCTATTTTTGATTCCCAGTCTGCGATCGGCGAAGTTAGTTTTGCAGTCGCAGGTCATCCGGTTTCGAACCTTCGGATACCGCTATCTCAGCAGGGCAGCAACCCTATAGAGGTGACAGTGGAGCATGGTGCGAATGGATCGCAATCATCTGGTGATCCGCGCATCTTTGTCACGGTGAGCCAGGCAGGTGGAGGTCTCGGCGACGGCATCGTCAATAGCTACGCTGAGGGTGCCAGCACCGGACCGTTGCGCGGGCAGCATCCAGCGCCCGGATCGTACTGGGTACACACCAGCATCGCTCCTCGCGGATTATGTGAAGCCTCATTCACCGCCGGCGGCGCAAGCCTCGCACACGAGCCACTGGTCTTGGGTGCATCAGGCTCGACTTCTCCGCTGGTGTTAACGTTGCGCGACGATTGCGCGCGACTGACTCTTTCTCTTCCAGATTCCGTGGGTCTCTCCGCAGGCGAGGAGCCCTACTACATCGTCTACGCTGTCCCCGATTTTGATTCGACCGAAGATGTAATTCCGCAGACGCTGCGGCCGTCCACCGGTGGCCGCATCACACTTACCGGGCTCACTCCGGGCAACTACCACGTGTACACGTTCAGCCGCCCCGTGGCACTTGAGTATCGCAATCCCGCGGTCCTCGCCGCACTTCCAGGACAAGCCATCGCACTCGCACCCGGCGCCGAGGCTGACCTCGCGGTCGAGGTGCCCCAGCGATGA
- a CDS encoding carboxypeptidase-like regulatory domain-containing protein: MAFELAAIFICALATAQNPQPSSRAAYLTSGQYTIAGVLTNAATGDPIRRATVEALKEDDSRTVASCITDNEGRFVLDHLAAMKYQLTASKRGFRTASYDEHDGFSSAIVTGPDQDTTHLEFKLIPGSVLRGVVSSDDGEPVAGARVMLFQRPKSPAAGERTTQVNASITDDTGAYEIGDLAAGEYLLAVAAEPWYAVHEGVPAKRNAALDVAYPITYFDSTTEERSATPLVLAGGSSVEANISLHALPALHLTIAVPRKPDGSLARPELQQTIFGNAIASESAGFIDALQTGSVEMSGIAPGHYELTQGDPPRIADLDLASSQQVDANVGIAANSISGIVRMASSAPVPDEITISLERMDGGNGQALFAAQARRGRFKFDPVPPGEWTVMATSGDKAVPVVAVGVGNAATVGNMVMIRERAPQLTVFLSEAVTRLEGFAKKNDKGFSGAMIVLLPKNPALWKALTRRDQSDSDGSFALQDVAPGEYTAIAIEDGWQLDWTNPQAMARYLPGGANVSVTEKSNRLIRLTSPLAVQMR, encoded by the coding sequence ATGGCATTTGAACTTGCGGCTATTTTCATCTGCGCGCTCGCCACGGCTCAGAATCCGCAACCGTCCTCACGGGCCGCATACCTGACGTCCGGCCAGTACACCATCGCGGGCGTACTGACCAATGCTGCTACGGGCGATCCGATTCGGCGAGCAACCGTGGAAGCACTGAAAGAAGACGACAGCCGCACCGTCGCCTCGTGCATCACTGACAATGAAGGCCGTTTCGTTCTGGACCATCTGGCTGCGATGAAGTATCAACTCACTGCCTCCAAGCGCGGATTTCGCACCGCTTCCTACGACGAGCATGATGGATTCAGCTCCGCCATCGTCACCGGTCCAGATCAAGACACTACGCATCTCGAGTTCAAGCTCATCCCTGGCTCGGTGCTGCGCGGCGTCGTGAGCAGCGATGATGGAGAGCCCGTTGCCGGCGCACGAGTCATGCTGTTCCAGCGGCCGAAATCTCCCGCAGCAGGTGAACGTACCACGCAGGTGAATGCGTCGATCACCGACGACACGGGTGCCTATGAGATAGGCGATCTGGCTGCCGGGGAGTATCTGCTGGCGGTAGCGGCGGAGCCCTGGTACGCCGTGCACGAGGGCGTTCCAGCGAAGCGTAATGCAGCGCTCGACGTGGCTTATCCCATTACTTATTTCGATTCCACGACCGAGGAGCGCTCGGCGACTCCTCTGGTACTAGCGGGCGGGAGCAGCGTAGAAGCGAACATAAGTCTGCATGCACTACCGGCGCTTCATCTCACCATCGCCGTCCCCCGCAAGCCCGACGGATCGCTGGCAAGGCCAGAGTTGCAGCAGACGATCTTCGGCAATGCGATCGCATCGGAGAGCGCCGGATTTATCGATGCGCTGCAAACCGGGTCTGTGGAGATGAGCGGCATCGCTCCGGGTCACTACGAGTTAACGCAAGGCGACCCGCCGCGCATTGCCGACCTCGATCTTGCGTCGAGCCAGCAGGTGGATGCGAACGTGGGCATCGCAGCGAATTCAATTTCCGGAATTGTGCGGATGGCATCCAGCGCGCCCGTGCCCGACGAGATAACCATCTCGCTCGAACGCATGGATGGCGGCAACGGGCAGGCTCTCTTCGCAGCCCAGGCGCGTCGGGGACGCTTTAAGTTCGACCCGGTGCCGCCTGGTGAATGGACCGTGATGGCTACCTCAGGTGACAAGGCCGTGCCGGTTGTTGCGGTGGGAGTCGGAAATGCAGCCACGGTCGGAAATATGGTGATGATCAGGGAGCGTGCGCCGCAACTCACCGTCTTCCTCAGCGAGGCTGTGACGCGACTGGAGGGCTTCGCAAAGAAAAACGACAAGGGATTCTCAGGAGCGATGATCGTGCTGCTGCCGAAGAATCCGGCACTATGGAAGGCGCTTACCCGCCGCGATCAGTCCGACTCCGACGGAAGCTTCGCCTTGCAGGATGTGGCTCCCGGAGAGTACACGGCAATTGCCATTGAAGACGGCTGGCAGCTCGACTGGACCAATCCCCAAGCCATGGCCCGCTACCTTCCCGGCGGGGCCAACGTCTCAGTGACAGAGAAATCAAATAGATTGATTCGTCTGACCTCGCCCCTGGCGGTTCAGATGCGCTGA
- a CDS encoding dihydrofolate reductase family protein translates to MRQLVYSVATSLDGFIAGPKDEYDWIIQDPTIDFSEVFRQFDTIVMGRRCYEFMLREGRSPKEFGMKAYVASTTLDAAQHPDVTIISSDLSKAVVELKKKSGKDIWLFGGGSTFRGLLDAGVVDRVELSVIPVLLGGGIPLVPEGRRWPLRLKDSRTFPSGIVSLTYYVATEPQL, encoded by the coding sequence ATGCGCCAGCTTGTCTACAGCGTAGCTACGAGCCTTGACGGATTCATTGCCGGTCCGAAAGACGAATACGATTGGATTATCCAGGATCCGACGATCGACTTCAGCGAAGTCTTTCGACAATTCGACACAATCGTGATGGGACGCCGTTGCTATGAGTTCATGCTGCGAGAAGGGCGCTCGCCAAAAGAATTTGGTATGAAGGCTTACGTGGCTTCGACAACGCTTGACGCCGCTCAGCACCCGGACGTCACCATCATCTCCAGCGACCTGTCCAAAGCGGTGGTTGAATTAAAAAAGAAATCAGGCAAGGATATCTGGCTGTTTGGAGGCGGAAGCACTTTTCGTGGGCTGCTAGATGCCGGCGTCGTAGATCGCGTGGAACTGTCCGTGATCCCGGTTCTTCTCGGTGGAGGCATACCGTTGGTCCCAGAGGGGAGACGCTGGCCGCTTCGCCTGAAGGATTCGCGTACATTCCCCAGCGGCATCGTGTCCCTCACGTACTACGTTGCAACTGAACCACAACTTTGA
- a CDS encoding cation diffusion facilitator family transporter yields MLRIASGEFGMTASPEKAQLGKIEQQNRDARFAMRLSLFIGVFMLIGKVSAYLYTGSSAIFSDAAESVVHVVAVAFAVFSLWLSTRPAVPHFHYGYERITFFSAGFEGAMIVLAAGSIIVTTTQRWRRGLTIDNLGYGLALILAAGVLNAFLGFYLVRMGKRDHSLILEADGKHVLTDSWTSFGVVAGLGLVMITGWKPFDPLVAFAVAANILWSGGQLMWHSMRGLLDYSDPRIGHQIRNRLDVLCEELGLQYHGVRFRTTGHRQIIEVHLLFPYTMGVGEAHRQATMLEERLAVDLEVPAEVTTHLESLEDHAEVHHVEHYTGRPD; encoded by the coding sequence GTGCTGCGAATTGCAAGCGGGGAATTCGGCATGACGGCTTCGCCGGAAAAAGCTCAATTGGGAAAGATCGAACAGCAGAATCGCGATGCTCGTTTTGCGATGCGTCTTTCTCTGTTCATCGGCGTGTTCATGCTCATCGGCAAAGTGAGCGCGTACCTGTATACGGGGTCATCGGCCATCTTTTCAGATGCTGCCGAATCAGTCGTGCATGTGGTTGCTGTTGCGTTTGCCGTTTTCAGCCTGTGGCTGAGCACCCGACCTGCCGTTCCGCATTTTCACTACGGATACGAGCGAATCACTTTTTTCTCCGCCGGCTTTGAAGGCGCAATGATCGTGCTGGCGGCCGGAAGCATCATCGTGACGACGACTCAAAGATGGAGGCGTGGTCTAACGATCGACAACCTCGGATACGGGTTGGCGCTTATCCTGGCTGCCGGCGTATTGAATGCTTTCCTGGGGTTTTATTTGGTGCGGATGGGAAAGCGGGATCACTCGCTGATTCTGGAGGCCGACGGAAAGCATGTGCTGACCGACAGTTGGACTAGCTTTGGCGTCGTAGCAGGCCTCGGGCTGGTAATGATCACGGGATGGAAACCATTTGATCCTCTAGTCGCCTTTGCGGTAGCGGCAAACATCTTGTGGTCCGGCGGTCAGTTAATGTGGCACTCGATGAGGGGCTTACTCGATTATTCAGATCCCAGAATCGGTCACCAGATTCGCAATCGGCTCGATGTCCTCTGCGAAGAGTTGGGATTGCAATACCACGGGGTCCGTTTCCGCACCACCGGCCATCGACAGATCATCGAGGTCCACTTATTGTTTCCATACACGATGGGGGTGGGGGAAGCACACCGGCAAGCGACAATGCTCGAAGAGCGGCTGGCTGTTGATTTGGAAGTGCCTGCCGAGGTCACCACGCATTTGGAATCTCTTGAGGATCACGCGGAAGTGCATCATGTGGAGCACTACACCGGGCGACCTGACTAG
- a CDS encoding pyridoxamine 5'-phosphate oxidase family protein, translated as MGRRFAELAFTPLVKEQQRLHGSRHLYERVENSNDFGDRLGPDEEEFIRERDGFYMASVTETGWPYIQYRGGQAGFIHVIDERTLGFADLRGNRQYITTANLKYDGRVALFFMDYPTQSRLKVLGRATSHEGDAKAETLIASLRVPDEKTPPERAVLIQVEAFDWNCQQHITPRYSQAELARILDPMRRRLEALEEENALLKAKK; from the coding sequence ATGGGTCGACGGTTCGCGGAGCTTGCGTTTACGCCGTTAGTGAAGGAGCAGCAGAGGCTGCACGGGAGCCGGCACCTTTACGAGCGGGTTGAAAACTCCAATGATTTCGGAGATCGCCTTGGGCCGGATGAGGAGGAGTTCATCCGCGAACGCGATGGCTTCTACATGGCTTCAGTTACAGAAACGGGTTGGCCATACATCCAATATCGCGGCGGACAAGCGGGATTCATTCACGTGATTGACGAGCGGACACTCGGCTTCGCAGATCTGCGCGGCAACCGCCAATACATCACCACCGCGAACCTCAAGTACGACGGCCGGGTGGCTCTGTTCTTCATGGACTATCCCACCCAAAGCCGACTCAAGGTGCTGGGCCGCGCGACAAGTCACGAAGGCGACGCCAAAGCCGAAACGCTGATCGCATCATTGCGGGTGCCTGATGAGAAGACTCCTCCCGAACGCGCCGTATTAATTCAAGTTGAAGCGTTCGACTGGAATTGCCAGCAGCACATTACGCCCCGTTACAGCCAGGCGGAACTCGCCAGGATTCTCGATCCAATGCGTCGGCGTCTGGAGGCTTTGGAAGAGGAAAACGCGCTCCTAAAAGCCAAAAAATAG
- a CDS encoding acyltransferase — MLETEIAVEPPGPGQPSGSVKPRVHLRYVDGFRGFAALYVVLNHAFLQTWPGNLYGAAFAPQGTVAFMTHWLDFGTSAVTFFIAISGFCLMLPVLGNQGTLGPGGARGFFYHRARRILPPYYAALLLSIGLVATLIGSYTHSVYDASLPMTKFGIFSHFVLIHNLQQTTIDQISAPLWSIAVESQIYLLFPLFVAIRLRLGMEAVLGGSFLLSMVLLSMVSGTTHKGLMPVYIFVFAMGMYAAEVAVGPRRILFVWMGCAAGLLMLGMFFVVPALQRFALSDVVVGVVSMCLLITCGHWPNNPLARVASSKPIVRIGKFSYSLYLVHFPVQQVLWKYVVFPMKLGQVTTFGIMATAGTGLIIIFAYGFYLLFERPFTTVFIERRAS, encoded by the coding sequence ATGCTGGAGACGGAAATTGCCGTTGAACCTCCTGGCCCCGGTCAGCCGAGCGGTTCCGTAAAGCCAAGAGTGCATCTGCGTTACGTGGATGGTTTCCGCGGCTTCGCTGCGCTCTACGTGGTGCTGAACCACGCGTTTCTCCAGACCTGGCCGGGAAACCTCTATGGCGCAGCATTCGCGCCGCAAGGTACGGTCGCCTTCATGACTCATTGGCTCGACTTTGGCACGTCTGCAGTCACCTTTTTCATCGCTATTTCAGGCTTCTGTTTGATGCTGCCTGTGCTCGGTAATCAGGGTACGCTCGGACCGGGCGGCGCACGCGGGTTTTTCTATCACAGGGCGCGTCGAATCCTACCTCCGTACTATGCGGCTCTTCTGCTCTCGATCGGGCTCGTTGCCACGCTCATCGGCAGCTACACACACAGTGTCTACGACGCGTCCTTGCCGATGACGAAGTTCGGAATTTTCTCCCACTTCGTCCTCATTCACAACCTGCAGCAGACAACGATAGACCAGATCAGTGCGCCTTTGTGGTCGATCGCGGTTGAGTCTCAAATTTATCTTCTGTTTCCGCTCTTCGTTGCGATTCGCCTGCGACTTGGAATGGAGGCTGTGCTGGGCGGGAGCTTTTTACTCAGCATGGTGCTTCTGTCCATGGTGTCCGGCACTACCCATAAAGGGCTGATGCCGGTTTACATTTTCGTATTCGCAATGGGAATGTATGCGGCAGAGGTCGCAGTCGGCCCACGGAGGATTCTATTTGTCTGGATGGGATGCGCGGCCGGATTATTGATGCTCGGCATGTTTTTTGTTGTACCTGCGTTGCAGCGCTTTGCGTTGTCTGATGTCGTTGTCGGCGTGGTGAGCATGTGTCTGCTGATCACGTGCGGTCATTGGCCAAACAACCCGCTCGCCAGAGTGGCCTCCTCAAAGCCAATCGTGCGCATCGGAAAATTTTCATACAGCCTGTATCTCGTGCATTTTCCGGTGCAGCAGGTTTTGTGGAAGTACGTCGTGTTTCCGATGAAGCTGGGGCAGGTAACGACATTCGGAATCATGGCGACAGCAGGCACTGGATTGATCATCATCTTCGCCTACGGGTTCTATCTTCTTTTCGAGCGTCCCTTTACGACTGTCTTCATCGAGCGGCGTGCTTCCTGA
- the acs gene encoding acetate--CoA ligase — MSSTHVPADPASVSSLSNQDLESTLRENRVFPPPEEFSKRAHIKSLEQYEAMYKQSIEDPEAFWAGVAKDLHWFKPWDKVLEWNLPSAKWFVGGKMNMSYNCLDRHVQSGRANKTAIIWEGEPGEVRRYTYDELLAEVQRFANGLKALGIKKGDRVAVYMGMTPELAIAVLACARIGAIHSVIFGGFAANAIADRVNDSKCVAIITQDTSYRRGTEIKLKRTVDEAMPACHTVDHVIVYKRTGSPVDMVEGRDRWWHELIADAPTDCPAEPLDSEDSLYILYTSGTTGKPKGLVHTNGGYAVQTYITSKYVFDLQEDDVYWCSADIGWVTGHSYVVYGPLQNGATVLMYEGAPNWPNFSRFWKIIDDHRVTVFYTAPTAIRAFMKWGDEHVEKFKLDSLRLLGTVGEPINPEAWMWYREKIGRNRCPIVDTWWQTETGSIMIAPLPGAIPTKPGSATRPFFGIQPEVITKPDAEGKFHAVPAGSGGLLIIRKPWPSMARTVYGDPERYQRTYWSDVPGCYFTGDGARQDADGYFWLMGRVDDVINVSGHRLGTMEVESALVAHPKVAEAAVVGRPDALKGQAISAFVSLESGNEPSEALKDELRKWVSKEIGSLARPDDIRFTEALPKTRSGKIMRRLLRELATHGEIKGDTTTLEDFTVIAKLREAEEG, encoded by the coding sequence ATGTCTTCGACGCACGTTCCTGCTGATCCGGCTTCGGTTTCATCCCTCTCTAACCAGGATCTCGAATCGACTCTTCGCGAAAACCGTGTCTTTCCTCCGCCGGAGGAGTTTTCAAAACGCGCTCACATCAAAAGCCTTGAGCAGTACGAAGCGATGTACAAGCAGTCGATCGAGGATCCGGAAGCGTTCTGGGCTGGCGTTGCGAAGGATCTCCACTGGTTCAAACCATGGGATAAGGTGCTCGAGTGGAATCTGCCGTCGGCGAAATGGTTTGTGGGCGGCAAGATGAACATGAGCTACAACTGCCTTGACCGCCATGTGCAGAGCGGGCGTGCCAACAAGACGGCGATTATCTGGGAGGGCGAACCGGGGGAAGTGCGGCGCTATACCTACGACGAATTGCTAGCGGAAGTGCAGCGCTTTGCCAACGGCCTGAAGGCCCTCGGCATCAAGAAGGGCGACCGCGTTGCCGTGTACATGGGCATGACCCCGGAGCTGGCCATCGCGGTGCTGGCCTGCGCGCGCATTGGCGCCATTCATTCGGTAATTTTTGGTGGCTTCGCTGCAAATGCCATCGCCGATCGTGTCAACGATTCGAAATGCGTTGCCATCATTACGCAGGACACCAGCTATCGCCGCGGCACCGAGATCAAGCTCAAGCGCACCGTGGATGAAGCGATGCCCGCATGCCACACGGTCGATCACGTGATTGTTTACAAACGCACCGGTTCGCCCGTGGACATGGTGGAAGGGCGCGATCGCTGGTGGCATGAACTGATTGCCGACGCGCCTACCGATTGCCCCGCTGAACCTCTGGACTCTGAGGATTCGTTGTACATCCTCTACACCTCCGGGACGACAGGAAAACCGAAGGGGCTGGTCCACACCAACGGCGGTTATGCGGTGCAGACCTACATCACGTCGAAGTATGTTTTCGATCTGCAAGAGGATGACGTCTATTGGTGCTCGGCGGATATCGGCTGGGTTACAGGACACTCGTATGTTGTCTACGGCCCGCTGCAAAACGGTGCAACGGTGCTTATGTACGAGGGGGCTCCGAACTGGCCGAATTTTTCGCGCTTCTGGAAGATCATCGACGACCATCGCGTCACTGTCTTTTACACCGCGCCCACGGCCATCCGCGCATTCATGAAATGGGGCGACGAGCATGTGGAGAAATTCAAGCTAGATTCCCTGCGGCTTCTGGGCACGGTTGGCGAGCCGATCAATCCCGAGGCGTGGATGTGGTATCGCGAGAAGATTGGCCGCAACCGCTGTCCGATTGTCGACACCTGGTGGCAGACGGAGACGGGCTCCATCATGATCGCGCCACTTCCCGGAGCTATTCCCACCAAACCCGGTTCGGCGACGCGGCCATTCTTCGGCATCCAGCCGGAAGTGATTACGAAACCAGATGCGGAAGGGAAATTTCATGCGGTCCCCGCCGGCTCGGGCGGATTGCTGATCATTCGCAAACCGTGGCCCTCGATGGCACGCACCGTCTACGGTGATCCGGAGCGGTATCAAAGGACCTACTGGTCCGATGTGCCGGGTTGCTACTTTACCGGCGACGGCGCGCGGCAGGATGCGGATGGATATTTCTGGTTGATGGGCCGCGTCGACGACGTGATCAACGTCAGCGGACACCGGCTGGGAACGATGGAAGTGGAGTCTGCGCTGGTGGCGCATCCCAAAGTCGCCGAGGCTGCGGTGGTGGGGCGTCCAGACGCGTTAAAGGGCCAGGCCATCTCCGCATTTGTTTCGCTCGAGAGTGGAAACGAGCCCAGCGAAGCGTTGAAGGACGAACTGCGCAAGTGGGTTTCGAAAGAGATTGGATCGCTGGCGCGGCCTGACGACATCCGCTTCACCGAAGCGCTGCCCAAAACGCGAAGCGGCAAGATCATGCGTCGCTTGCTGCGCGAGCTGGCAACGCACGGTGAGATTAAGGGCGATACGACAACACTGGAAGACTTTACTGTGATTGCGAAACTGCGCGAGGCCGAAGAAGGATAA
- a CDS encoding VWA domain-containing protein, with amino-acid sequence MERALFRILVAIALGTYGLPTLAQAPDTRTNAATPNLSTQTSLVVVPVLVRDKTGKLVFTLKAEDFVLTDDGVPQKLMMEQDSGGEPLALVVVVETGGAGAREFEQLGPLPKLLDTVVGSVPHKIAVVAFDSEPHLVQHFTPRVDVAAQAIGNLTPGCSRQHHMENCEAPGSVHDLTTADNGAAILDGLGSAVDLLRDQPPGYRRAILLISETLDRGSNIKIEDAVRAISDTNTAIYSIAYSTPKSEAVHYAYRELPIQADGSLSNAYPNPPHGCMGKETDPDPDLTHSKLAQAYDCLVQLAPPLGLAKMAAIAASNGLRRNVPETIAHLTGGEYFKLTDAKSLERSLETISNHLPNRYILTFHPQSPNPGLHVIALRVLNYANLVVTARSGYWANGTGVATDPVFGQR; translated from the coding sequence ATGGAGCGCGCCCTGTTTCGGATTTTGGTTGCGATCGCCCTTGGAACTTATGGTCTGCCCACGCTTGCCCAAGCACCGGATACGCGAACCAACGCCGCAACGCCGAATCTGAGCACGCAAACCTCACTGGTCGTAGTGCCTGTGCTGGTGAGGGATAAAACTGGCAAGCTCGTATTCACCCTCAAGGCAGAGGATTTCGTGCTCACCGATGATGGCGTCCCTCAGAAACTGATGATGGAACAGGACAGCGGGGGCGAGCCGCTTGCGTTGGTAGTTGTAGTTGAAACCGGGGGTGCCGGGGCACGCGAATTCGAACAGCTCGGCCCCTTGCCAAAACTCCTCGACACGGTAGTCGGCAGCGTTCCTCATAAGATAGCCGTGGTTGCCTTCGACAGCGAACCGCACCTGGTGCAGCACTTCACGCCGCGTGTCGACGTCGCTGCACAGGCCATCGGCAATCTCACCCCAGGCTGTTCGCGCCAGCATCACATGGAGAATTGCGAGGCGCCCGGTTCTGTTCACGATCTCACCACTGCGGACAACGGAGCGGCCATCCTCGACGGCCTTGGCTCTGCGGTTGATTTGCTGAGGGATCAGCCGCCAGGCTATCGCCGCGCCATCCTGCTCATCAGCGAGACTCTCGATCGCGGCAGCAACATTAAAATCGAAGATGCTGTCCGTGCCATCAGCGACACCAACACCGCGATCTACAGCATCGCTTATTCCACCCCCAAGTCCGAGGCCGTCCATTACGCCTACCGGGAACTACCGATCCAGGCCGATGGCTCGCTCTCGAACGCCTATCCGAATCCGCCCCATGGCTGCATGGGAAAAGAGACAGACCCGGATCCCGATCTAACCCACAGTAAACTCGCTCAGGCCTACGACTGCCTCGTCCAACTCGCTCCTCCGCTTGGCCTCGCAAAGATGGCGGCAATCGCGGCCAGCAATGGCCTGCGCCGCAATGTGCCTGAGACGATCGCGCACCTCACCGGCGGCGAATACTTCAAGCTCACTGACGCCAAAAGCCTCGAGCGAAGTCTCGAGACCATCAGCAATCACCTGCCCAATCGATACATCCTCACGTTTCATCCGCAGTCGCCCAACCCCGGTTTGCATGTCATCGCGCTGCGCGTGCTCAATTACGCTAACCTCGTGGTCACCGCGCGCAGTGGCTATTGGGCAAATGGAACCGGCGTTGCAACTGACCCTGTTTTTGGTCAGCGTTGA